The genomic stretch CCCCGTCCGGTCCTTGAAATGAATGAAGGCGGCTTTGCCGAAATTACGGATGGACATAATTCGTCCCGCCAGGGAGAAAGCTTCCTCCTGTTTCTCCAGGGTTTCAGCGTCTTTTTCCCCGAAACGGTCGATGAACTCCGACACGGTCAGGTCGCAGGTGTACCCTGCGGGGTAAAGATGCACACCCATAGCCTTCAGGGTGTCGGCCTTTTTCTTTCTGTCCTCGATTACTGAGCTTGTTTTTCCCATGGGATGAATAACATGAACAATAAGTGAGGTCCGTGGCTTGAAATCGGACTTGTTTAATTATTTTTATAGGTTGAACGCTTGCTTGTAATCCAAACGCCTCCGATAGTCAAGGCAAAAGATCCCCGGAGAAAGTCCTTCAATTCCTTTGATCACGAGGGGAATCAGTGTTATAAAAAATCTTGACGAAAGATCGCCCGGTTTCCCAATGGAGGTATCGCCGGCTGATTTCACGGTAAAGAAGAAACCTTTGAACCTGAATCTTGCATAAACAATCTTGAATCCGTTAAAAAATTCATTGAAATTCCCTCTCTTAGGTTATAACCGGGCAAGGTGGAAGTTCAGCCCTATGGGTGAGAACAAAATGAAGAGTAATATTTCAAGATTGTTTACCCTTAGGGAGTGTCGATTTTACCGAATCTGCTTCGTTATCGAACGCTTGCGGTAGGCGATTACAGCTGTGCAGTCTATATGCCTTGCATCTTCGGCAAACTCGACGCTTATAAGATTCAGGTTGAAAAAGGGTAGTTGAAAGGTCTCGAAAAAAATGTCTCGTGTTAAAAGGAGGAACGTCGCCATCGAATCTAATAATCGCTCAGACCTGCCTGCCGTCCTGTTCCCCCATGTTTTCTTGCCGGAAGAGACCGTGGGGGCCATCCTTACCCTTTTTCGTCCCCTTACCCTTTTTCTTCCCTGGTACATGGACGAGCCGAAAGCGCTTGAAAAATACAGGGAGGCGGGGATTCTCCGAATCCTCCATCCTCCTGAAGAAATGAAACCCCGGGATGACTTCCACAGGCTGTTCGAGGCTTACAAAACCTGGTGCCGGGAAAACCCGGACAGGGGTTATACGGTGTTCCTGCAGGTCCAGCAGGGTCGGGACCGTTCCGAGGATACGATCTGGGGGATACGGGATATTCTTCGCCGGATGGGCGGGGAGGAAGGGCCTCAAGAGGCCGGTGACCCCGGCCTCCTATGGCACCTGTTGCTTCACATGGCCCGGGAAATGGAGGCCGAGAGCCTTGAAGCCGACCGGGTACTCAAGGAGCTCAAGGAAAGACGCTCCCCACTCCAGGATGTCCTGGAGCTTGAAGGTGAAGATGCGGCGAGTGTCTTTGATGACCTCCCGGAATTTCGAAGCGAGCCTTCCCTTGGGCCATCCCATTGGGCCAGGCTGATCGAGGCGTGGCTCGGCCTTTTCAGAGGGCAGCTCCAGGATCGAGAGGTCCTGGTAACTTTTGATCGCCGGGCATGGGATCACATCTTTGCTTTGATGGAGGAGGGAGCATCGAAGGAGATCGCCCTGCCGGAGGAGCCTGTATGTTTCAGGCTTCCCGCTTCCCCGCTGGGGGAGGAACCCGGGAATGCCCCTATCGCAGAGGAAGGCCCACTCCCGTCAATCCGTCGGAATCTGCGATCCTTGTTCATGGGACCGAAACTCACAACCCAGGAAAGGATGGAAGGTCTCAGGAGGCTGGCTGCAGAGATAGAAAGGGATCAATACGTTCCCTCTGCGCGGGGAGTCCTGGAGTGCCGGGTGGCGGCCATTAATCTCTTTGACAAAGAGTCCCCGGGCGGAGGGGCCTTGAGACCTCTTGATGGAAGGTTCATCGCTTTGGTGGAGAGGAAACAGTGAACGAATGGGGGAAGATCCACCAAAGGCAGCCCTTCACGATTTTTTCTTGAGCCTGCAGCCGATTCCCTTCAGATTGGGGGTCCCAAGTTCCTTCCCGATCTTCCCCGCCGAAGTCAGCATATTGTAGTTGGCGCTTTTCCAGTCAAAACCACCGCCGGTATCCTCCTCACCGAACCACCACCCGTAAGCTGCATTCACCACCCTGGGATGAATCCTGTCCGTCAGATGGGCGAACTGGGTGATGGCGCCCCATCGTGTCTCGATGATCACGGGATCCCCGTGGCGGATGCCTAAGGTTTCCGCCGTCCGCGGATGAATTTCCACCTTGGGGCGGGGCCGTTTTCGCCGGAGCGGTTCGAGCCATCGGTAGGAGGAGTGGAGATAGTAACGGCTCTTGCAGCTTGTGAGCACCAGGGGATACTCCGGGTCCTCCTCCTCGGGCAGGCCTGAGAACCGTGGAAGAGGGGAGACGCCGAGTTCCCCGGCCTTGGACAGGGCCAGTTCAACCTTGCCTGTCGGGGTCCGGAACCCGGTCTCCTCGTATTTCCTGAACCGCTCCGGTCCCTTCAAAACCCCCTTCTCCACGAATTCCCGGTAGCTCATGCCCGCGGGCTCCAGGACTTCCTCCAGCAGTTTCTCCCAGTCATCGTACCAGAATTCGGGGGGCGTCAGGGTCTTCCCCAGCTCATTGAGGATCTTGCAATCAGGCCAGCAGTCCTCAGGCGGGTCGACCACCTTGGGACGGGCAAACAGGAGACCGTGTCCGAGGCCGTAATGGCCGATGTCGTTGAATTCAAAGGTGGTGGCGGCTGGAAGGACCACGTCGGCCAGGTTCGCCGTGGGGGTCATGACGATATCGGAAACCGCGAAGAAGTCCAGTTTCATCAAGGCCTCGTAAGTCATGGGGCTGTCGGCGAAGGCCAGGAGGGGGTTGGTGCACTGCATATAGGCCCCCTTGACCGGATAGGGCCTTCCTTCGATGACCGCTCGCCTGAAAAGGGTGGGAGGGACGGTTATAAGCCTGGGAAGGGTGCCCTGCCGGGCATGCAGCATCTCGGAGCGCTTATTAGGGAGTTGTTCGGAGTGGACGAATTTTCCAAGACGAAGGGTCTTGGGCTCATTGGCCTGGATGTTGCCCCCGGGCACGTCCAGGTTTCCGGAGATGGCCATGAGGCAGAGGAGTGCCCTTACGGAATCAAAGGTATGGATGTTTTGCTCGATGGCGTTTCCCCACTGGATCGCCGCGGGCCGGGCCCCGGCATAAAGCCGGGCGGCCTCCCGGATAGTGTCAGCCGGAACCCAGGTGACTTCGGCCATTCTTTCCGGTGGGTATTTCTCAATCTCTCGGGCCAGCTCATCGAAGCCGTGGGTCCATTTCGAGACGAATTCCCGGTCATGGATCCCTTCACGGATGATGACGTGCAGGAAGGCCAGGGCCAGGGCCGCATCCGATCCCGGTCGCAATTGGAGGCAGAGCCGAGCCCTGGAGGCAAGCTCGGTCCTGCGGGGATCCACGATGATCAGTTCGGCGCCCCCCCTGAGCCGCTCCAGGAGGAGTCTGCATACCTGACCTTCCTCATTGGTGCTGGTGATGTTGCTTCCCCAGAGGACCACCAGCTTGGTGGGACGGTGAAGATCGGCCACGGGGTAAAATCCGCAGGTGTAAATCCCTGAAAGCTCCCGGGGTAAGTGACAGAGGTCCGCCATCCCGAACATGTTCGGGGAGCCGAACAGGGTGGCCAAACGGTTCAGGACGAAGAGTTCCAGGCCTTTGGGCATGCCCTGGCCGAAGATAACGGACCGTGCCCCGTGTTCCTCCCTGATCCGAGAGAGGTTATTGGTTATTTCTTCGATGGCCTCAGGCCAGGAGATCTCCCGCCACTTGCCTTCACCCCTTCGGCCGGCCCTCTTCAAAGGATGTTTGAGGCGGGCGGGGTGGTCCAGCCGTTTGGCCGCCGCAAGACCCTTGGAGCACACATAACCCTTGTTAAGAAATCCCTCAAGGTCTCCCTTGATCTTGACGATGGCGTTGTTTTTCACCCCGACCCGGAGAGCGCATCCCCCGTGGTCCATTCTGGAGCAATGGGTTTTAACCCAGCGAATGTCATCACTCATTTCTTCCCCCCGCCGCGATTCCTTGCCGCGGCCGTTCATTTTTTGAAAGTCACCCCTGAAAGATCACTGCCTGGGGCATGCCCGAACCAGAAAGGCCGGATGGGATATCCCCGCCCGGCCTGAAGGAGACTGCAAAATTCCATTCTTTTCAACGAATTGCCCTTACTCTCCGGTGTTATTCCCCCCGCCGGGCATCCCGGGTATCTGGGGCATTCCAGGCATTCCGCCAGGCATGCCTCCCGTCCCTCCCGGCATTCCGCCGCCCTGCATCATCCCGGGCATGGTCGGCATGTTGAATTTTTGGTACCCTGTGGGTAGTTCGAAGAGGCGTTTGGGGAGATTCCCGATCTGGATGTCTTTCAGCATCATGGAACCGTTAACATCTTGAATCTTGATCGGAAAGTCAATCTTCTTAGATATCCAGTAGTAGGTCTTTTTTCCCTCTGACAGAATCTCATATTTAGTGCATGAAAGGCCCGAGACGGTCTCCTTACCCACCTTCCTGGCCTTCCGGGCAATTGCAGGTGTCCAGCTCGCCATCCTTCCCTGGATCTGGATGGGACGCTCCATGTACATTTTTTCTTCCTCTATGAGGACCCACATCACTCCTTTATCAGGTCGGAAGATCATCACGTTTCCTTCCAATACAAAACGCATCATGCGGTCCTTCACGTATATTTTGCCTTTTCCGGGCATGTCGGCCGGGTCCTTGGATTTCGAAATGAAATCGGCCGTAAAATCGCTCCCGGCCCAGGCCAAGACCGGCACGAAGCACGTACAGAGCAATGTGAACAGGACTATCTTGACCGTCTTGCAGGAAATCCTTTTTTCCATTTTTAACCTCCAAGGCTCGCCCTTTTGTTTCAGGATTAACGACGAGCTACCGAAAATACATATCGGAAAGGCGCGGAAGATGTCAATGGAATTGTCTTTTCGCCCGCTCCAGGGTTATATTCCCTGAAAAATCGATCGTCCCGACTTAAGGGTGATCTGAAAGGAGGCTTCATCCTGGAAAGGGGAAAAGACGCTGCAAGAAAGATTTTTTTCCTGCTGCCCTCCTTGCTCATGGCGGGGGGCATTTTCTATGTTTCCTCCCTTGAAAAGGTTGATCTTCCTTTGAGCGGGATCTCCTTCAATGACCTCCTTTTTCACGCCGCCGCCTATTTCCTGTTCGGGATCACCCTGATCATCGCCGCCTATCCCTGGTACCCGGAGGGCGGATTTCCCCGCAGAATCCATATTTTGCTCGTTGTCATCGGTATCCTCTATGGGGTTTCAGACGAGATCCACCAGGCCTTTGTCCCCAACAGGACCTGTGCTCTGAGCGACCTCGCCGCCGATTCCTTCGGGGTGCTCCTCTCCCAGTTTGCAGGGAAATGGGGATTAATGAAGTTCCGGGGAGGACACTCGGGATCCTAGGGAGGACCATGATTCGGATTGAGGTCTCCCGTGGCCGACGCCTCGTCGGGGCTGGCCTTTGCAGGGGCCCGGGGAATGGCGGAGAAAAAGAGCGCGAAAAACATTCCCGCCCCGAGAACGATCATTGGTATGGTGGTTTTTTGGCGGATCATGGGCATGGTGGACTCGTAAAGGCAGTGTGGCCGATGTCTTGCATCTTCGACAAACCTTGACGCTTGTAAGATCCAGGTAAAGGGGATTTGATCGACCCGATCAGATGCCAGCCGCTTCCCTGGTTTCAAGCTCTCTTTCTTGCAGGGCCTTGATCTCGTCCCGGAGGCGTGCTGCTTCTTCGAACTCCAGGTTCCCGGCGGCCTCCAGCATCTTTTTCCGTAAATCTTCGATCCTGGCCTGTATTTCTTCGGGGGTGACGGGGTAGGGTCCCTTTTCTTCTCCGATCCCGGGAACCGGAAAATAATCGGCCTCGTAAGGGGATCCGAGGATATCTTCAATGGATTTTTCGATGGTCGCCGGGGTGATATTATTGGCCTTGTTGTAAGCAAGCTGGAGCCGGCGGCGGCGGTTGCTTTCCTCGATGGCCCGGGCCATGGAATCGGTTACCCGGTCGGCATAGAGGATCACCGTCCCATGAAGGTTCCTCGCCGCCCTGCCGGCGGTCTGGATCAGGGAACGTTCCGAGCGGAGGAAACCTTCCTTGTCCGCATCGAGCACCGCCACCAGCGAGACCTCCGGCAGGTCCAGTCCCTCCCTGAGAAGATTGATCCCCACCAGGACATCAAAGTCTCCCCTGCGCAGTTCCCTGACGATTTCCATCCGTTCGATCGTCTTGATGTCCGAGTGGAGGTACCGCACCTTCACACCCAGTTCAGTGTAATACTCGGTCAGGTCCTCCGCCATGTTTTTGGTGAGGGTAGTGACGAGCACCCGTTCGTTCACTTGAACCCGCTCCCGGATCCGGGCCAGGAGATCGTCCACCTGGTTGCGGGCGGGGCGCACGATGATTTCCGGGTCTATGAGGCCCGTTGGACGAATGATCTGCTCCGCAATGCGCTCCGCCCGTTCCAGTTCGTAAGGACCCGGTGTGGCGGAGACATAGATGGCCTGGGGAACCCTCTCTTCGAACTCCTCGAACTTGAGAGGGCGGTTGTCCAAAGCAGATGGGAGGCGGAAACCGTATTCCACGAGGGTCGTCTTCCGGGACCGGTCCCCGTTATACATGCCGTTGAGCTGAGGCACAGTGATGTGACTTTCGTCGATGATGACAAGGAAGTCCCTGGGAAAATAATCAAGGAGGGTGGGAGGCGGCTCTCCCGGCGCGCGGCCGGTCAGGTGCCGGGAGTAATTCTCGATCCCGTGGCAGTAACCCATCTCCATCATCATCTCCAGGTCGAAGAGGGTCCGTTCCTCGATTCTTTGGGCCTCCAGCAACTTGTTCCGGGACCGGAAGTATTCGATCCTTTCCTTGAGTTCTGCCTTGATCCCGACGATGGCCCTCTCACGGATTTCGACCGTGGTGACATAATGGGAGGCAGGGTAGATGGTGACCCGGTTCAACTCACCGATAACCTTCCCACTCAGAGGGTCGATCTCCTGGATGGCCTCCACAAGGTCCCCGAAGAAGTGGATCCGGACGGCGCGGTCCTCCTCGTGGGCCGGATAGATGTCAAGTACGTCTCCACGGACTCGGAAACTCCCCCGGGTGAAATCGTAGTCTCCCCGCTCGAAGTGGATCTCAACGAGCTTCCGGATGGCCTCTTCCCTGGCCAGGTTCATGTCTCGTTCAACGTAAAGGAGCATGCCGTGATAGGCCTCGGGAGAGCCCAGCCCGTATATGCAGGAAACGCTCGCCACGATGATCACGTCGTCCCGGTCCAGGAGAGACCGGGTGGCGGAGTGGCGCATCTTGTCTATTTGCTCGTTGATATGGGCATCTTTTTGGATGTAAGTGTCGGACTGGGGAATGTAGGCTTCCGGCTGGTAGTAGTCGTAATAGCTTACGAAGTACTCGACCGCGTTGTGGGGGAAAAGCTTCTTGAACTCCCCGTAGAGTTGGGCCGCGAGGGTCTTGTTGGGCGCGATGATCAGGGTCGGCCGCTGCACCCTGGCGATCAGGTGGGCCATGGTGAAGGTCTTTCCGGACCCGGTGACTCCCAGGAGGACCTGGTGCCTGAGGCCTTTCATGACCCCGTCCGCCAGTGACTCAATGGCCCTGGGCTGGTCGCCGCAAGGTTCCAGGTCAGTTTCAAGACGGAACATCTCGCCTCACCATCTACCTCTTCAGAAACCGGGTGCTCGAAAATCCCACCAGCCCCTTACAAATCGATACGCCAGGTGGTGCCTTTTGGCCCGTCCTCCAGGATGACACCCTTCTCCCGGAGCCTGTCGCGGATGGCGTCCGCTGCTGTCCAGTCCTTTCTGGCCCTCGCCCTGGCCCTCTCTTCGATCATCCGCTCGATTTCCACCGGGTCGATTTGTTTCGGCCCGCCGGAGAGGTCCTTGAAAAAGGCTTCCGGGTCCTCGTCGAGGATTCCCAGGATACTGCCGGCAAGGAGGAGATTGCGTCGGTCCCTCTCTAAATCGTCTCTCAAGGCGGGATCTGTGGAGAGGGAACCGGAGTCCAGGCGACGGTTGAGATCCCGGATCTTTTCGAAAATCAGCCCGATGGCGCCCGCCGTGTTCAGGTCATCATCCATGACTGCGACGAATTGTTTTAGAAACCCTTCCTCTATTTCTTCCCCGGCAGGAATGATCCCTTGCACTCCCTTCGGTGGCTCGATGGGGCCGAGCATTTCATTCAGTCTCTGGAAGGTCCGGTAGATCCGGACCACCCCCGATTGGACGTGGTTCACAGCGCTTCGGGAAAAATCGAGGGGGCTCCTGTAGTGCTTGGACAGGAGAAAGAAGCGGAGGACCTCGGGGTGGTATTCCTTTAAGGCATCCCGGATAGTGAGGAAGTTGCCCAAGGACTTGGACATTTTTTCGGATTCCACCGTCACGAAACCGTTGTGGACCCAGTAGCGGGCGAATTCGCCTCCGCAAGCTGCAATGGACTGGGCCCTCTCGTTTTCATGGTGGGGAAAGATCAAGTCCTTGCCTCCCCCGTGGATGTCGAAAGTCTTCCCGAGGAAATGGTGGCTCATGACCGAACATTCCATGTGCCAACCCGGTCTCCCGGGTCCCCAGGGACTTTCCCACTGGGGCTCACCGGGCTTCGCCCCTTTCCACAGCACGAAATCCATGGGGTGGTGCTTACGTTCATCCACTGCGACCCGACTTCCCGCCTGCATATCTTCCAGCCGCCTCCCGGAAAGGGCCCCGTATCCCCTGAAAGATTCCACGGAAAAGAAGACGTCCCGGCCCTCCACATAAGCATGGCCCTTTTGGATAAGGGTGTTGATCATTTCGATCATGCCGTCAATATGCTCCGTGGCCCGGGGTTCCTTGTCCGCGGGGAGAACCTTGAGCCTTTCCATGTCCTCGTGAAAGGCGTCGATGTATTCCCGGGCAAGTTCCCGGGTGTCCTTCCCGAGTTGGTTGGCCCGGTCGATGATCTTGTCGTCCACGTCTGTGAAATTTCGGACATAGATGACTTGGAATCCCCTGGCCCGCAGGTACCTGGACAGAACATCGAATACGATGGCGGAACGGGCGTGCCCGATGTGGCAGAGATCATACACCGTGACCCCACACACGTACATGCCCACTTTCTTGTCCTGAAGGGGTATGAATTCCCGTTTCCTGCGGGTGGCGGAATCATAAAGGGTCAAGGCCATGGATTCTTCTCCTGGTAAGGTTTTGTCCTCTGTTGTTTTCCGGGAAACAATGGGAACCACGGAGGAACAGGACCGGGGGGTCGCCGTCTATTGAAGAGGGTCGACCCGGGTGATATTTTGGTCTCATTCGACCGGGAAAGGAGATGCCGTTCATCAATTCCCCGGCCCCTGATCAGCCTTCGGCGATTCAGCTGTGAGGGTGACCATTGCGTAAGCCGCAATTCCTTCTCCACGGCCCGCGAAACCGAGACCTTCGGTAGTCGTGGCCTTGACATTGATCCGCTCGGCCGGAATGCGGAGAACCCGCGCGAGATTTTCCTCCATGGCGGGAATATAGGACATGAGCCTTGGCGCTTGGGCAACGATGGTGGTGTCCAAGTTGTTGATCCGGTATCGATCCGCCCCTACCCATTCCATAACGCGGGCCAAGAGGTGCAGGCTGTCGGCCCCCTCGTAGGATGGGTCCTTGTCGGGAAAGTGACGTCCGATATCTCCCTTACCCAGGGCTCCCAAGATGGCGTCCATAACCGCATGGGTAAGCACATCGGCATCGGAGTGTCCATGGAGGCCACGGGTATGTGGAATCCGACAGCCTCCCAGGATGAGAGGCCTGCCTTCGACCAGACGATGAACGTCATACCCGAAGCCCACAAGGATCAAGATCTTCTCCTTTTCTTCTTTTTTCTGAATCGCTTTTCCCGCCGGCCCGAGAAGAGACCGGTTCCCTATCGTACTCCTAATGACAGGAACTGCAGTTCGTGCTCGAGCAACCCGAGCATCCCGAGGATCCGCTCGAGGAAGAGAAGTTCCCGTCGCTCTTGAAACTGCAGGCGGACATGAGGCGGCGCACATCCCGCGCTTCACAGTCGGGACAGGTGACGTCGCTCTCGTCTCCGAACACAATGCATTCGAATTCCTTGTCGCATTTCATGCACTTGAATTCATAGATTGGCATGTTTGAAATTCCTCCAGATAAGCCCCGTTCCCCCGGGTTACCCGTTGCTCTTGACGGATCTGCAGACAATTACCTTACTATGGAGGGGGCGGGGCGGACTCCAAGCCCTCGATGACCGCAGCGGCCAGGAGGGGAAACATGATTTCATGATGGCCCACCAGGGAGTAACCTTCTCCTCCTTCCAGGGTGGGCCGTTCGACCACGTTGGTCATGGGCCGGTAATGGCGTATGAAGTCCATGTTGACGGCCGTAAACTTCTTGACCTCGTGCCCGAGGTTCCTGACCAGGGACAGGGCCTTTAAAAAGACCTCAGGCAGGATGACGGCCGATCCCAGGTTGATATATACTCCCCCTTCGAGCCGGGAGACCAGGGTCGAAAACAACCGAAAGTCCAAATGGGACGTCTTGCCGATGTCGGCCCCATTCACGCTCGGGTGAAAGTGGATGATGTCGGTCCCGATGGCCACGTGGACCGTGACGGGGATGTCCCGCTCATAGGCGCCGGCCAGGAGACTGTGCCGGGCGTAAGGGAGTTTTTCCCTGAAAATCATGGCACCCACGGCCTTCCCCAGGCCAACTCCCTTTTCGGCGCCTTCCCTTATGGCGCTGTTGATCCATCGCCCGGTCTCCTCTGCCATGCCGAATCGGCCCTCACCGAGATGAGCCGCCACGTCCTCGGAAGTGTGCCCGGCCATGGCGAGTTCAAAATCATGGATAACACCCGCCCCGTTCATGGCCACGCCTTTGATGATGCCCCGATCCATGAGGTCCAGGATCACAGGGTTGAGGCCCACCTTGATGGCATGGGCGCCCATGGCCAGGAGGACCATTTTCCCGGACCGGACGGCTTGAACGGTGTTCTCGACGATTCGGATGAAATCCGCGGCGGCCAGGATTCGGGGCAGGCGCTGGAGCCATTGGCCCAGGCTCCCCCCCGGCATCCAGGGTCTTGCCTGGTCCTCGGTGCGGACCTTGCTGGTCCTTTCCGCAAGGGGATAACAGGTGACGTCGCCAAGGTCTATGGGTTTCCACTTATCCAACGACAAAATTCCTCAGATGTTCGCCCGGTCAGTTCCGCCCATCGGGCTTCTTGTCACCGAGACCGGAAAATGGATTGATCCCTTGCCCTAAGCCTCTTGGATGCTTTGCTGGAACAGCAAATAGTCCACTAGTTGGCAGATCATGTGACCGGCAAATATATGGGTTTCCTGAATTCTGGGGGTCTCCTTGCTTTTGACCACAAGCGCCATGTCGGCCAGGCTCCCGAGTTTTCTGCCATCACCACCCGTAAGTGCCGCGGTGAAGATGCCCCGTTTCCTGGCGGTCTTGACAGCGGATAGAATATTGGGGGAATTCCCGCTTGTGCTCAGGGCCAGGAGTATGTCGCCTTCCATGCCGATCGCCTTGATCTGCTTGGAAAAAATCTCCTCGAAGGAGTAATCGTTCCCGATGCTCGTCAGGATCGAGGTATCCGTGCTGAGGGCTATGGCGGGGAGGGGAGGGCGTTCAAGGATAAAGCGGTTCACGAACTCGGCCGCGATGTGCTGGGCGTCGGCGGCACTTCCCCCATTGCCGCAGATCATGAGTTTGCGATCAGACGTGAAGGCATCGGCGATCTTCTCCGCGAGGCTTACAAGGCCCCGGGCGTTCGCCCTGGTGAATGCCTCCTTGGTTTGGACGCTGTCGGTGAGTGCCTTTTCAATGAGCTTTTCCATCACGCTTTTCGTGCCCCGGGAGCATTCAGTCCGCCCCTGGCCGGGAGTACCTCCCAAGTATCATTCAAAATAGGATCTGATGACCAGTATGTCAACAAACCTTCCGTCAGGCTCTTTCCCAGGGGTACCGTTTCTCCGTTTTCTCTTTTCCTGCGGCCCTTCCTGTACCGAAGGCTTACAGGGCGGCCAGGTTGCGGACGGCCTGGGCCACGACAGCGAGTTCCCCATCGTGGATGGTCCGGACATCCATGAGGACACGATTCCTTTCCACCCGGACGATGATAGGGGGATCATGGGCCCGCAACCGTTCCTCCATCTCGTGGGCCGGAAGTCTTCCGGGCACGAGAGACAGCAACAAAGTGGGGAGAACAAAAAGGGGCAAGGCCCCTCCTCCCACCTTGGATTCCCCTCCAGCGGATTCAAGGGTAAAGTTCGGTGAATCCAATCTCCCGATCATCCTCCTGAGCCTTCGCATCCTGCTCTTCAGGGTATCTT from Deltaproteobacteria bacterium encodes the following:
- a CDS encoding D-sedoheptulose 7-phosphate isomerase translates to MEKLIEKALTDSVQTKEAFTRANARGLVSLAEKIADAFTSDRKLMICGNGGSAADAQHIAAEFVNRFILERPPLPAIALSTDTSILTSIGNDYSFEEIFSKQIKAIGMEGDILLALSTSGNSPNILSAVKTARKRGIFTAALTGGDGRKLGSLADMALVVKSKETPRIQETHIFAGHMICQLVDYLLFQQSIQEA
- a CDS encoding 2-C-methyl-D-erythritol 2,4-cyclodiphosphate synthase gives rise to the protein MILVGFGYDVHRLVEGRPLILGGCRIPHTRGLHGHSDADVLTHAVMDAILGALGKGDIGRHFPDKDPSYEGADSLHLLARVMEWVGADRYRINNLDTTIVAQAPRLMSYIPAMEENLARVLRIPAERINVKATTTEGLGFAGRGEGIAAYAMVTLTAESPKADQGPGN
- a CDS encoding VanZ family protein; protein product: MSGISFNDLLFHAAAYFLFGITLIIAAYPWYPEGGFPRRIHILLVVIGILYGVSDEIHQAFVPNRTCALSDLAADSFGVLLSQFAGKWGLMKFRGGHSGS
- the uvrB gene encoding excinuclease ABC subunit UvrB, coding for MFRLETDLEPCGDQPRAIESLADGVMKGLRHQVLLGVTGSGKTFTMAHLIARVQRPTLIIAPNKTLAAQLYGEFKKLFPHNAVEYFVSYYDYYQPEAYIPQSDTYIQKDAHINEQIDKMRHSATRSLLDRDDVIIVASVSCIYGLGSPEAYHGMLLYVERDMNLAREEAIRKLVEIHFERGDYDFTRGSFRVRGDVLDIYPAHEEDRAVRIHFFGDLVEAIQEIDPLSGKVIGELNRVTIYPASHYVTTVEIRERAIVGIKAELKERIEYFRSRNKLLEAQRIEERTLFDLEMMMEMGYCHGIENYSRHLTGRAPGEPPPTLLDYFPRDFLVIIDESHITVPQLNGMYNGDRSRKTTLVEYGFRLPSALDNRPLKFEEFEERVPQAIYVSATPGPYELERAERIAEQIIRPTGLIDPEIIVRPARNQVDDLLARIRERVQVNERVLVTTLTKNMAEDLTEYYTELGVKVRYLHSDIKTIERMEIVRELRRGDFDVLVGINLLREGLDLPEVSLVAVLDADKEGFLRSERSLIQTAGRAARNLHGTVILYADRVTDSMARAIEESNRRRRLQLAYNKANNITPATIEKSIEDILGSPYEADYFPVPGIGEEKGPYPVTPEEIQARIEDLRKKMLEAAGNLEFEEAARLRDEIKALQERELETREAAGI
- a CDS encoding zinc ribbon domain-containing protein, coding for MPIYEFKCMKCDKEFECIVFGDESDVTCPDCEARDVRRLMSACSFKSDGNFSSSSGSSGCSGCSSTNCSSCH
- a CDS encoding cysteine--tRNA ligase; this translates as MALTLYDSATRRKREFIPLQDKKVGMYVCGVTVYDLCHIGHARSAIVFDVLSRYLRARGFQVIYVRNFTDVDDKIIDRANQLGKDTRELAREYIDAFHEDMERLKVLPADKEPRATEHIDGMIEMINTLIQKGHAYVEGRDVFFSVESFRGYGALSGRRLEDMQAGSRVAVDERKHHPMDFVLWKGAKPGEPQWESPWGPGRPGWHMECSVMSHHFLGKTFDIHGGGKDLIFPHHENERAQSIAACGGEFARYWVHNGFVTVESEKMSKSLGNFLTIRDALKEYHPEVLRFFLLSKHYRSPLDFSRSAVNHVQSGVVRIYRTFQRLNEMLGPIEPPKGVQGIIPAGEEIEEGFLKQFVAVMDDDLNTAGAIGLIFEKIRDLNRRLDSGSLSTDPALRDDLERDRRNLLLAGSILGILDEDPEAFFKDLSGGPKQIDPVEIERMIEERARARARKDWTAADAIRDRLREKGVILEDGPKGTTWRIDL
- a CDS encoding DUF4412 domain-containing protein: MEKRISCKTVKIVLFTLLCTCFVPVLAWAGSDFTADFISKSKDPADMPGKGKIYVKDRMMRFVLEGNVMIFRPDKGVMWVLIEEEKMYMERPIQIQGRMASWTPAIARKARKVGKETVSGLSCTKYEILSEGKKTYYWISKKIDFPIKIQDVNGSMMLKDIQIGNLPKRLFELPTGYQKFNMPTMPGMMQGGGMPGGTGGMPGGMPGMPQIPGMPGGGNNTGE
- a CDS encoding molybdopterin-dependent oxidoreductase is translated as MSDDIRWVKTHCSRMDHGGCALRVGVKNNAIVKIKGDLEGFLNKGYVCSKGLAAAKRLDHPARLKHPLKRAGRRGEGKWREISWPEAIEEITNNLSRIREEHGARSVIFGQGMPKGLELFVLNRLATLFGSPNMFGMADLCHLPRELSGIYTCGFYPVADLHRPTKLVVLWGSNITSTNEEGQVCRLLLERLRGGAELIIVDPRRTELASRARLCLQLRPGSDAALALAFLHVIIREGIHDREFVSKWTHGFDELAREIEKYPPERMAEVTWVPADTIREAARLYAGARPAAIQWGNAIEQNIHTFDSVRALLCLMAISGNLDVPGGNIQANEPKTLRLGKFVHSEQLPNKRSEMLHARQGTLPRLITVPPTLFRRAVIEGRPYPVKGAYMQCTNPLLAFADSPMTYEALMKLDFFAVSDIVMTPTANLADVVLPAATTFEFNDIGHYGLGHGLLFARPKVVDPPEDCWPDCKILNELGKTLTPPEFWYDDWEKLLEEVLEPAGMSYREFVEKGVLKGPERFRKYEETGFRTPTGKVELALSKAGELGVSPLPRFSGLPEEEDPEYPLVLTSCKSRYYLHSSYRWLEPLRRKRPRPKVEIHPRTAETLGIRHGDPVIIETRWGAITQFAHLTDRIHPRVVNAAYGWWFGEEDTGGGFDWKSANYNMLTSAGKIGKELGTPNLKGIGCRLKKKS